From one Bacteroides fragilis NCTC 9343 genomic stretch:
- a CDS encoding peptidase domain-containing ABC transporter, with protein MRINFPSYIQHDQMDCGPACLKIIAQNYGKRFSLKYLRDRCYATREGVSLFDIGRAAEEIGFRTLAIKVTFEDLIEKMPLPLIVHWKQSHFVVVHKITNRKVYISDPAQGLTHYNHKEFREAWEMCNGLGTIMILETTPEFHNMNEMETRASFSHFMKYLKPHHRYLGQVIVGMVAGILIGLLSPFISQSIVDFGIGSGNIQFVNTMLIAGMILAFSSMASDFIQSRLMLYVSERINMGMVSDFLRKTMSLPITFFERKMVSDLLTRIDDHGRIQSFIMSTFLGIFINILLFVIYSLLMLYYESNMFLVFMIGNTVYTGWIFLFLKQRKKLDNQLFGCRATNQNDLLELLENVNEIKINNIANKRRWKWELSRFKIYGLRVKNMNLDQIEATGASFIIHLQGLFITYIAALNVIEGTMTLGMMMAAQYILGQLNAPIKSMIGYVHSLQFARISLKRVNEVIWEEEPEISESKVSIPIEKGIKVKDLDFYYNPNLNKVLDNINLEIPEGKITAIVGESGSGKTTLLKLLLRFYKPTNGEIEVGGVPLDNIDLYRWRNSCGAVLQDGKLFNDTILYNITLEDEEMNVNQKQLVKAIQLANAENFINARPLKLYTPLGTNGSGLSQGQKQRILIARAIYKNPDFIFLDEATNSLDTNNEKQISKNLETILEGKTAIVIAHRLSTVKNAHNIVVMEKGKIVEQGTHQELINLKGIYYDLISSQLEIG; from the coding sequence ATGAGAATAAACTTTCCATCTTACATTCAACATGACCAAATGGATTGTGGACCAGCCTGTCTGAAGATTATAGCCCAAAATTATGGCAAGAGATTTTCATTGAAATATTTGAGGGATCGCTGTTATGCAACTCGCGAAGGCGTATCATTGTTCGACATTGGCCGGGCAGCAGAAGAGATTGGTTTCCGAACACTGGCTATCAAAGTTACATTCGAAGATTTAATAGAGAAGATGCCATTGCCATTAATTGTACACTGGAAACAAAGTCATTTCGTAGTAGTCCATAAAATCACGAATAGAAAAGTTTATATATCAGATCCTGCACAAGGACTTACCCATTACAACCATAAAGAATTTAGGGAAGCGTGGGAGATGTGCAACGGACTTGGAACCATCATGATATTAGAAACGACTCCCGAATTTCACAACATGAACGAAATGGAAACCCGAGCCTCTTTCAGCCATTTTATGAAATATCTGAAACCTCATCACCGATATTTAGGACAAGTTATAGTAGGTATGGTTGCAGGGATATTGATCGGGCTACTTTCCCCTTTCATATCCCAATCCATTGTAGATTTCGGCATTGGGTCCGGTAATATCCAATTTGTGAACACCATGCTGATAGCAGGTATGATTTTGGCATTTAGTTCAATGGCATCTGACTTTATCCAAAGCCGCCTTATGCTGTATGTGTCAGAGCGGATTAACATGGGAATGGTCAGTGATTTCCTCCGCAAAACCATGAGTTTACCCATTACTTTTTTTGAGCGTAAAATGGTTAGCGACTTACTAACCCGAATAGATGACCACGGACGTATACAGTCATTTATCATGTCCACTTTTCTGGGAATCTTCATCAATATCCTACTCTTTGTCATCTACAGCCTGCTTATGCTCTATTACGAAAGTAATATGTTCCTTGTATTTATGATCGGTAACACAGTTTATACCGGATGGATATTTCTTTTTCTAAAGCAACGAAAGAAACTAGATAATCAACTATTCGGATGCAGGGCCACTAATCAGAACGATCTATTGGAATTATTAGAAAATGTGAACGAAATAAAGATAAATAATATCGCGAACAAACGAAGATGGAAATGGGAACTCAGCCGCTTTAAAATTTATGGTTTGCGGGTAAAAAACATGAATCTCGACCAGATAGAAGCGACCGGAGCCTCTTTTATCATCCATTTACAAGGGCTTTTTATTACTTATATTGCGGCTCTAAATGTAATAGAAGGAACAATGACGCTAGGTATGATGATGGCAGCTCAGTACATATTAGGGCAACTGAATGCCCCCATAAAAAGTATGATTGGTTATGTACATTCCCTACAATTTGCCCGCATCAGCCTTAAACGTGTAAACGAGGTCATTTGGGAAGAAGAACCAGAAATATCTGAATCAAAAGTTTCCATTCCTATAGAAAAAGGCATTAAGGTGAAAGATTTAGATTTTTACTACAACCCTAATTTAAACAAAGTATTAGACAATATAAATTTAGAGATACCGGAGGGAAAGATTACAGCTATCGTAGGGGAAAGCGGAAGCGGTAAAACCACTTTACTAAAATTGTTACTCAGGTTTTATAAACCAACAAATGGTGAAATTGAAGTCGGAGGAGTGCCATTAGATAATATCGATTTATATCGTTGGCGTAATAGTTGCGGTGCCGTATTACAAGATGGTAAACTTTTTAATGACACTATCTTATATAATATCACATTGGAAGATGAAGAAATGAACGTAAATCAAAAACAACTAGTGAAAGCGATTCAACTGGCAAACGCAGAAAATTTCATTAATGCTCGCCCTTTAAAGCTATACACTCCACTTGGAACTAATGGTTCAGGATTAAGTCAAGGGCAAAAGCAACGTATACTAATAGCTAGGGCGATATACAAAAACCCAGACTTCATATTCCTGGATGAAGCGACAAACTCTCTTGACACGAATAATGAAAAACAGATTTCCAAAAATTTGGAAACCATCTTAGAAGGAAAAACCGCCATTGTAATAGCGCACCGATTAAGTACTGTAAAAAATGCCCATAATATAGTGGTCATGGAAAAGGGAAAAATTGTGGAACAAGGGACTCATCAAGAACTTATAAATTTAAAAGGAATATATTACGACCTAATTTCTAGTCAATTAGAGATTGGATAA
- a CDS encoding CPBP family intramembrane glutamic endopeptidase: MKKIYLFLSFLIVILAYPLISLLTVLIIGNLVQNTTPWIRPMTLFSLATFILIFRKNIRCHSSFNRSLSLKTILSVCILTISMCIAIGMITPIPQNISLAKQELLNFPRFIYSLFLIPILEELCFRIIIINKFKGKMNQWIIITGTALLFGIIHTSSIYTMISMACFGFILAYLYVKSENGFLLILVHSLYSISVYCSYSVFWSITSRVLNYVYSPIYYIIVAISIMYIIYFFLKKKYV, translated from the coding sequence ATGAAAAAAATCTATCTTTTTTTATCGTTCCTAATTGTCATACTTGCATATCCCTTAATTAGTCTTTTAACGGTATTAATTATTGGAAACTTAGTGCAAAATACAACTCCATGGATACGCCCCATGACGCTATTCAGTCTCGCTACATTTATCTTAATATTCAGAAAAAATATTCGATGTCATTCGTCTTTCAATAGGAGTCTTTCTTTGAAAACAATTCTTTCTGTTTGCATTTTAACTATATCCATGTGTATAGCTATAGGGATGATTACCCCAATTCCTCAAAACATATCATTGGCGAAACAAGAACTACTCAATTTTCCGAGATTCATATATAGTCTATTCTTAATCCCTATTTTAGAAGAATTATGCTTTAGAATCATTATTATCAATAAATTCAAAGGTAAAATGAATCAATGGATTATAATCACGGGAACAGCACTACTCTTTGGTATAATACATACGAGTAGTATCTATACAATGATTTCAATGGCATGCTTTGGGTTTATATTAGCCTATTTGTACGTTAAATCAGAAAATGGTTTCCTTCTTATACTGGTTCATTCTTTGTACAGTATTAGCGTCTACTGTTCATACAGTGTTTTTTGGTCCATTACATCAAGAGTTTTAAATTATGTATATAGTCCTATATATTACATTATAGTTGCTATTTCAATCATGTATATTATTTATTTTTTTCTTAAAAAGAAATACGTTTAA
- a CDS encoding glycosyltransferase family 2 protein → MNVNKPTTEKKLIDLNNDIIHNFDVSIVMSFYKRYTEFRKVLPHNAPYLQRNGIEVIIVLDDPDEKSELLMLLQNYPFINWKLIINERKHAPRNHASVLNVGLKHATKKYILQIDPEVEFLTDIIWQMRDAIEKYPMHYILAMMAYVPYEQELTENNIKELDFIPWGNLMVERNHLYKLHGYDETFITWGGEDNNMRARLDMSGIKKFILPEAKTIHREKNYDPNERSKRINKHSISDWRKMNYPSEAIANKDIWGSEFNKVIYDWQDNQYAKDLCYTYLQQFIGFEIRHPAAFRKRHKKIVLCQAYNEEKLIEGFLTNMANYFDGIILLDDESTDRTWDLAIHDKIILKVKKKRSGFNDLENRNILLDLSAFFQSEWFCFMDIDERFDERFTNFSEFENNKEIHVVSFRGVYLWNDEQSYKGDIPNSNKGILTVYRMFRPIGHTHINTHKKLHFIATPYFTNTWQSNILFKDYGSMKENDRIRKYERYIQEDQQKDMSSGYDYLLNSENLYQLDKIEEY, encoded by the coding sequence ATGAACGTAAATAAACCCACAACAGAAAAGAAACTCATCGATTTAAATAATGATATTATTCATAACTTCGATGTAAGTATCGTTATGTCTTTCTATAAAAGATATACGGAGTTCAGAAAAGTATTACCACATAATGCACCCTATTTACAACGAAACGGTATTGAGGTAATCATTGTTCTGGACGACCCCGATGAAAAGTCAGAACTTCTAATGCTGCTTCAAAATTATCCATTCATAAATTGGAAGCTAATTATTAATGAACGAAAACATGCTCCTCGCAACCATGCTTCCGTACTAAATGTAGGACTCAAGCATGCTACCAAAAAGTATATCCTACAAATAGATCCTGAAGTAGAATTCCTCACTGATATTATATGGCAAATGAGAGATGCCATAGAGAAATATCCCATGCACTATATCCTCGCAATGATGGCATATGTACCCTATGAGCAGGAACTTACAGAAAATAATATAAAAGAGTTGGATTTTATCCCGTGGGGTAATTTGATGGTAGAACGTAACCATCTATACAAATTACATGGTTATGATGAAACATTCATCACATGGGGTGGAGAAGATAATAATATGCGTGCACGGTTGGACATGTCTGGTATCAAAAAATTCATCCTCCCAGAGGCAAAGACTATTCATCGGGAAAAAAATTATGATCCCAACGAACGCTCTAAACGTATCAATAAACATAGCATCTCGGATTGGAGAAAAATGAATTATCCTTCGGAAGCAATTGCTAACAAAGATATTTGGGGAAGTGAATTTAACAAAGTCATTTACGACTGGCAAGACAATCAATATGCAAAAGACTTGTGCTATACATATCTACAGCAATTTATCGGTTTCGAAATCAGACACCCCGCCGCATTTCGGAAAAGGCATAAAAAGATAGTCCTCTGCCAAGCGTACAACGAAGAAAAACTGATAGAAGGTTTTCTAACAAATATGGCAAACTATTTTGACGGTATCATTTTGCTGGATGATGAAAGTACGGATCGAACTTGGGATCTAGCAATCCATGACAAAATTATATTAAAAGTGAAAAAGAAAAGAAGTGGGTTCAACGATTTAGAGAATAGAAATATATTACTCGATTTAAGTGCCTTCTTCCAATCCGAATGGTTTTGTTTTATGGATATTGACGAAAGATTTGATGAGAGATTTACCAATTTTTCAGAATTTGAGAATAATAAAGAGATACATGTGGTAAGTTTTAGGGGTGTGTATTTATGGAACGATGAACAAAGTTATAAAGGTGATATTCCGAATTCTAACAAAGGTATCCTCACAGTTTACCGAATGTTCAGACCTATAGGGCATACTCACATAAACACCCATAAGAAATTACACTTCATAGCGACTCCGTATTTCACGAACACATGGCAAAGCAATATATTATTTAAAGACTATGGATCCATGAAAGAAAATGATCGAATTAGAAAATATGAAAGGTATATACAAGAAGACCAACAAAAGGACATGTCGTCAGGGTATGATTACTTATTGAATAGCGAAAATCTATATCAACTGGATAAAATTGAAGAATATTAA
- the rsgA gene encoding ribosome small subunit-dependent GTPase A, whose amino-acid sequence MKGLVIKNTGSWYQVKTDDGQLVECKIKGNFRLKGIRSTNPVAVGDRVQIILNQEGTAFISEIEDRKNYIIRRSSNLSKQSHILAANLDQCMLVVTVNYPETSTTFIDRFLASAEAYRVPVKILFNKVDAYDEDELHYLDSLITLYTQIGYPCFKISALTGEGVDAIREELKGRVTLFSGHSGVGKSTLINALVPGLEVKTAEISAYHNKGMHTTTFSEMFPVPGDGYIIDTPGIKGFGTFDMEEEEIGHYFPEIFKTSANCKYGNCTHRQEPGCAVRKAVEEHYISESRYTSYLSMLEDKEEGKYRAAY is encoded by the coding sequence ATGAAGGGATTAGTAATAAAGAATACAGGTAGCTGGTATCAGGTGAAAACTGATGACGGGCAGCTGGTTGAATGTAAGATCAAAGGTAATTTTCGGCTGAAAGGCATACGGAGTACAAATCCCGTTGCCGTAGGTGACCGTGTACAAATCATACTCAATCAGGAAGGAACAGCCTTTATCAGTGAGATAGAAGATCGGAAAAATTACATCATCCGCCGTTCATCGAACCTCTCCAAACAATCACATATTCTTGCAGCCAACCTCGACCAATGTATGCTGGTGGTGACTGTTAACTATCCCGAAACTTCAACCACTTTTATCGACCGCTTTTTAGCATCGGCAGAAGCCTATCGGGTACCGGTGAAGATTCTTTTCAACAAAGTGGATGCTTATGATGAAGACGAATTGCATTATCTGGACAGCCTCATCACGCTCTATACCCAAATAGGTTACCCTTGTTTTAAAATATCCGCACTGACCGGTGAAGGAGTCGATGCCATACGCGAGGAACTGAAAGGCCGGGTAACCCTCTTCTCCGGACATTCGGGAGTGGGTAAATCAACCCTCATCAATGCCCTTGTTCCGGGGCTGGAAGTCAAGACTGCGGAAATATCAGCTTATCACAACAAGGGAATGCACACCACCACTTTCTCCGAAATGTTCCCTGTACCGGGAGACGGATACATTATCGACACTCCGGGAATCAAAGGTTTTGGTACTTTCGATATGGAAGAGGAAGAGATAGGTCACTACTTCCCCGAAATATTCAAAACTTCGGCAAACTGTAAATATGGAAACTGCACACACCGCCAAGAACCCGGTTGTGCTGTTCGGAAAGCAGTAGAAGAGCACTACATCAGCGAATCACGCTACACTTCCTATCTGAGTATGCTTGAGGATAAGGAGGAAGGAAAATACCGTGCGGCATACTGA
- the frr gene encoding ribosome recycling factor encodes MVDVKTIIEESQEKMDMAVMYLEEALAHIRAGKASTRLLDGIRVDSYGSMVPISNVAAVTTPDARSITIKPWDKSMFRVIEKAIIDSDLGIMPENNGEIIRIGIPPLTEERRKQLAKQCKAEGETAKVSIRNARRDGIDALKKAVKDGLAEDEQKNAEAKLQKVHDKYIAKIEEMLAEKDKEIMTV; translated from the coding sequence ATGGTAGACGTAAAAACGATTATCGAAGAATCACAAGAGAAGATGGATATGGCAGTGATGTATCTGGAAGAAGCACTGGCACACATCCGCGCCGGAAAAGCAAGCACACGCTTGCTGGATGGTATCCGTGTAGACTCTTACGGAAGCATGGTGCCCATCAGCAACGTAGCTGCCGTAACCACTCCCGATGCACGCAGCATCACGATTAAACCTTGGGATAAAAGCATGTTCCGGGTTATTGAAAAAGCCATTATCGACTCCGATCTCGGCATTATGCCGGAGAATAACGGTGAAATTATCCGCATCGGTATTCCACCTCTTACCGAGGAACGCCGTAAGCAACTCGCCAAACAATGTAAAGCTGAGGGTGAAACAGCCAAAGTCAGTATCCGTAACGCACGGCGCGACGGCATCGATGCACTGAAGAAAGCTGTAAAAGACGGTTTGGCTGAAGATGAACAAAAGAACGCAGAAGCTAAACTGCAGAAGGTTCATGACAAATACATTGCCAAAATTGAAGAAATGCTGGCTGAAAAGGACAAAGAAATTATGACCGTATAA
- a CDS encoding SH3 domain-containing protein produces MKTFKRFLFICIGLFIIVLSTQALEKYEVTANTFLNIRSHGSTNAPVIGTINHGGIVNVESIDGEWAKVSFNGGYGYVSTTYIRPVTPTPPAKAPTNTLSDWFRQTNYDCRPLVYIILGLSIVLFILRMRRGESTPLEDSEHTINLSLFITVCLLELFYVFSMGANSIWFCTPDKIGWLWTIINFFIFGAVVFNQWMCFFNTLNDVQYNSYATFNWTWGIYTWGICIIGAIICGFFFVGFLPVVGIGFLVGQSVQTGIIFNKVLPKGGWKHACICTLTYLIGSTATVLIVAHFLILLLIVLIALFLLSLLGKSSSSSGGKRCSNCSHLSGSSCNLSGRYISSPSTTYCDNYQ; encoded by the coding sequence ATGAAAACATTCAAACGATTCCTGTTCATTTGTATCGGACTATTCATTATAGTCCTCTCTACCCAAGCTTTGGAAAAGTATGAAGTGACCGCCAATACTTTTCTAAACATACGTAGTCATGGAAGCACAAATGCTCCTGTCATCGGAACAATAAATCATGGAGGAATCGTAAATGTAGAATCAATAGATGGAGAATGGGCAAAGGTATCCTTCAATGGCGGATATGGATACGTAAGTACGACCTACATACGACCTGTTACTCCAACACCTCCCGCAAAAGCTCCAACAAATACACTCAGCGACTGGTTTCGACAAACAAATTATGATTGCCGCCCTTTAGTTTATATCATATTAGGACTTTCTATTGTGCTATTCATCCTTAGAATGCGTCGTGGAGAAAGTACTCCGCTAGAAGACAGCGAACATACGATAAACCTCAGTTTATTCATTACCGTCTGTTTGTTAGAACTATTTTATGTGTTTTCAATGGGCGCAAATAGTATTTGGTTTTGCACTCCCGATAAAATAGGATGGCTATGGACCATCATTAATTTCTTTATATTCGGTGCAGTTGTATTTAATCAATGGATGTGTTTTTTCAATACCTTGAATGATGTGCAATACAATTCCTACGCAACTTTCAATTGGACATGGGGAATATATACTTGGGGCATCTGTATCATAGGCGCTATCATTTGTGGCTTTTTCTTTGTAGGCTTTTTGCCTGTGGTAGGAATTGGATTTCTTGTCGGACAATCTGTGCAAACAGGTATTATTTTCAATAAAGTACTTCCCAAAGGTGGATGGAAACATGCGTGTATCTGTACATTAACTTATTTAATTGGTTCAACAGCCACTGTCTTAATTGTAGCTCATTTCCTCATCCTTTTACTAATTGTACTAATCGCTCTCTTTCTGCTTTCACTTTTAGGAAAATCATCTTCTTCATCCGGCGGTAAAAGATGCTCCAATTGTAGTCACCTCAGTGGTTCCAGTTGTAACTTAAGCGGACGTTATATCAGCAGCCCGTCTACCACCTATTGCGATAATTACCAATAA
- a CDS encoding L,D-transpeptidase — translation MKKKIIRYLIVSHLTFILSIGGMAVAFYYYHTAQMAQIKNANILLISKDEMKLRLIDYKGQELFTADIACGKNYGNKEKQGDLKTPEGTFKIIDIQDASKWKHDFGDGKGEIEGAYGNHFIRLETPGHKGIGIHGTHDPLSIGTRATEGCIRIKNSELEQLVSLIRVPTTVIITPSVKDIKTQ, via the coding sequence ATGAAAAAGAAAATTATACGGTATCTAATTGTATCGCATCTAACATTTATCCTTTCTATAGGCGGTATGGCAGTAGCTTTCTACTACTACCATACTGCCCAAATGGCACAAATTAAGAATGCGAACATTCTTCTCATCTCAAAAGATGAAATGAAATTACGCTTAATAGACTATAAGGGCCAAGAATTATTCACTGCCGACATAGCTTGTGGAAAGAATTATGGCAACAAGGAAAAACAAGGAGATTTAAAAACTCCTGAAGGAACTTTTAAAATAATCGATATCCAAGATGCTTCTAAATGGAAACACGATTTTGGAGATGGGAAAGGTGAAATAGAGGGTGCATACGGTAATCATTTCATCCGGTTAGAAACACCCGGACATAAAGGAATTGGGATTCATGGCACCCACGACCCATTATCTATTGGGACCCGAGCGACCGAAGGATGCATTCGAATCAAAAATTCAGAATTAGAGCAATTAGTATCTTTAATCCGAGTGCCAACAACTGTTATCATCACGCCCTCTGTAAAAGACATAAAAACCCAGTAA